The DNA window CCATTTCCAAGTCTGAATGGCAGGTCTCTGGTCCCTGCCACCCACACTCCTTCCCAGGCTCTCAGGGAGCATCCCTACCTCCGGCGTGCCGCAGTCGCACTGCTCTCCCCGCTCCACAAACTGGTTCCCGCACACCGGCCCCCCGTACAGCTCATCTGCCCTGGGGACGTTCAGCAGGCACCTGGTCCTGGGGTCCACGAGGAACTGCCACATGTCCTGCTCGCTGCAGCGGCTGAAGAGCTTGGGGTAAACCAAGCTGAAGGGGCAGAAAAACAGGCAGTCATGAGCAGAGATGAGAGCCCGAGGGCCCTCACAACCACCAGAACAGGGAGAAGTCGGAGGGCCGCCAACAGACTCAAGGGTACCAACAGACCTTTGGAGTGCAGCTTCAAGTGGAGTGTCCACCCACACCTGACCATCTCACTGGCTTCACCCCAACAGGACAGTGCTGGAGGACACCTTGAAATATTTGCTGCCCAGGGATATTCCCCTTTCACCTTCACTCACCCAACACTCGCCGCCATGACACATCCTCCATCAGATTTGGGGACAGGACAGCGGCAGCCAGCAATATCTTCATCATGAGACATCCCCAGGTTGTGCCCCATCTCATGAGCCATGGTGGACGCAGCGCCGATAGGATTCATGCTGTGGTCCTGTGGGGCAAGAAGTGCACCATGGTTCAAATGCTCTCCCCAGCATCTCCACCACGGGGCCCACTGCGGGGGCTCAGTGCCAGGTCTCACTGCTGTCTGCAATACTGCCATGCTGAGGTAAAGGAAGACAAAAGCTGGACTTGGTCCCATGGCCCCTGAAGACCTCCAGACTGGGATCTCAGGGGCCTAAGTGTGCTTAGATATAGTGGCTGCCCTGAAATGATGCTTTGTGGTGGTTTGGGACAGCTGCAGGTtccacaggctgctccagcaaaGGATGCCCTCCCTGGAGAGGGATGAGGAGCACAGCCAGGATGGCTCAGGAGCAATTGCAAACCAAGTCCCAGCCACCTGATAGGTGGTGGGAGCAGCCCTGTGTCCATGGAGCTGCTCTGGGAGCCTCTTCAGGGTTCAGGTCTATCAGAGCCCTCCATGGGCACCCAGCTGGGTTTCCACAGCTACCCCTCCCCTGTGGCCAAGACTTCTCTGGGGAACAGTCACTCAAGGGTCAGAGATGTTAGGGGCCAGATCCACCCCTAAGGCTGTGAAGTGGGAAAGCTGGAGACCTGCTCTGGAAAACACAGTGCAGGGAGCACAGACCGTGGGACCACTGCTGCCCTCCCAGTGCATGCCTGGGCAGGGGGACCCACCTGGTTGACGCCTCCCGAGTCCCTGGTGCACATCACAAGCTTCTTGGCGAGCCCTACGGTTGTGCCGTGGAAGTCTATGCCCCTGTGGGATTGAGATGCCACGGTGGCCATGTGGCCtgggtggcagcagggctgcaaggATGGTGAGGTGGTGGCCCCCCCCATCCTTACGTGATCAGCTGGGCATTGTCATGTGGCTTCCTccgcagcagctctgcctcccgCCAGTGGAGGAAGTTGTCCAGTGTCACCTCCGGGTTGGGACTGACCACGATTTTGTCCTTGTGGCTCCACACCTCCAAGCCGATCAAGGCCACCCGCAGGCGAAGAGGCTGATAAAGCTGGGGCAGAAGACAGACCAGAGGAAGTGCTTAGATTTGAGCTGCACAAGCAGAGGGAAGGTCTCACGTCCCCTGGGGAACCACAACCAAGCCCAGGACCCCACCTCACTGCACAATATCAGCTCTGTCACTCCCTCAATAAATAACACAAGCTGGGGTGACCTCGTGGACAGGATTAACCCTGGGACCTCTGGGCTCCCCCTTGGCCAGTGAAGGCTGGGATGTTGCTCCCACACTGCCGACCAAAGAGTGAGGCTGAAGCAAAACAAGCAGAAACCCCGTCTTGGTGCACCGCATCCATCACCCTCCCCTCGTTAGCACCCACTCCAGTTTGAGAGTAGCTGTGGGACATGTCTCCCCCCTTCCCTTATGAGAGAGCTGGGAGGCAGCTGTCCCACGCTCCTGAGGACACAGGGCTGAGCTGCTTTTCGTGTCCACTTTGCACACCCTGTTGGCCAAGGGAGTTGGCCACTGTGCGGCAGCCCACCTGCAGGCTTGAGATCGGCTCCAGCTCCACCACCCTACCCATGCCAATCTCTCCTCTGCTGCATTCATGCCTGTGCTGGCACTGCGGGGCACATGTCGGAGCCGGGAGGGCATATCCAGACCCCTGGGCTCACCTTGTCAACGTGGTTCACGATTTCCTTCATGCGGTTCTGCACCGTGCGCAAGTCCTTGTGTTTCCTGAACTACGGGAAGGACACAGAAAAATTTCCAGGCTGGCTCCACCTCCTCGCTGCAGTGGATGACAGCGAAAACGTAGGCACCAgcttgcctcccaccctgcttacCTCCTCATTGTCCACGACCAGGACCAGCTCCACATATCGGGGACCTTTGTGTAACGGAGCTGATTTctggaagggaagaggaaagtgAGCGCACAGAGGGGCTCAGCTCTGCAGCTTGCTGAGCCCTGCAGTTGACCCTCCTGTGGGATATGTTGGATCCTGGGGCATCTTCCAATGTTATTCAAGGCTAGGTATGTCTTCTAGCTCTGTTTTCTGATGTTACTCTGCTGGGTGTTTCAGACATCTTCCAACATACAAGGAAAAACCCAAGCCTGCTACTGGGATAAGGCATGAGATAGGCTCTGCAGGCATCACGGAGCTCATGGGGTAAGAGGATGCTCCTGCTATTGGTACAGGATCTGAGGACTTGCTCCCACCAGGAGCTAGGCCACAGGGAACAACCCGTGTTTGGGTACCCAGCCAACAATGTGTGGGAGAGGAGCATCTCCAAGAGATGCAGTATGGCCTCGCTCCTCTCCTGGACTTCACAGGACTTAGGCTCTTGCAAATTCAGCTACAGGAAGGAGAAGCAATGCAATCCTTAACCCAGCGGTAGAGCTTCATGGCTGCAGGAATTTTCGGTTCATGGTCATATTCTAGGGTGGCACCGGACTCTCGGCACGTGCCACGCTTCCCCCGCAGATGAGCTGCTCTGTACACTGCGTGCCAGCCGGCCACATCCTCCTCCAGGGGCTCCAGCAAGAAGGTGGTCTCATTCACTTGGAAGAACCCACTGCCAAGAGAGAGGGCAGGCATCAGAGAGGGGAGATATCTGCCAGGACACGGACAAACCCTACACACACCCCCACAAGTGCCTGTGATACAAAATATAGCTGTCAAATCCCACCTAGGAAACCACCCTACCCCTTCACAGCTCCATGGAGAGCTTGGATGAGCCACAAGCCACTAGCAGGACACGACAGTCAGGTCCTTCTGACCACGTGCATGAAAACCACACTCAATGCAAAGTCCCAAGCAGCCCTTGGGTGGTGCGTGAAGGCCCACACCGCTGTGCAGAGGTACGGGATGTAGGAGCTCACAGCAACGCAAGGGACTGGATGCCTCTTCCCTGCAACCTCGCCTGGCCCAAGAGCACATCAAGAAGGTGCTGCAGGATGGAGCTGACCCAGGGCATGCTGGCCCGTGGGGAGCCGTAGGAAACATGCCCACAGTATTTGCTTTTGGAGGCTGCAGAAGGACTGTAAGGGAGGCTGGAcactggctgctgggctgggagggagcagaccATGGCATGGCATCTGCGGCTGTACTTTGGGCAGCAGAAATGTCCCAGGGTTCAGCAGGGAGAACTGCCTAGTGCTGCCAGGCCAGGTTTAACAGAGCATTTCTGCGGAGCAGCTCTAGCTCTAGCCTTCAAGATGCTTTCTGTGCCCTGTCTGTACTGTCCTTGTCTTCTGTAGTGCCCTTGCACATCTTGTCCTCTACTATACAAGGCTATCAAATGTCAAATGTGCAAGCCAAGGTCTCCGCAGACATAGCCCCTGCCTCCAAATTGAGGAGATGGCTGCCATGCAGCTCCAGCAGGTATTTATCCTCAAACGGATCCCCGGGTGCTCTAGGGATCACCTGTCCTCCTCACATATCCCCCTGCAAGGGATCCCTTCCTCTCTGGCTCACTCTggtgaaagaaagagaaaagcagagtgcGAATCTTCCGTGTCAAACTGAGCAACCTCGCATGGACCTGGTGGCTTGGGTTACCCTGCAAGGATGCTTTCTGCTGTTAAATGAAGGTGGACCCAAGGCAGCTTTTGAGAAAGGAAcaccagcatggccagcagctggtgggtAGAGGGAGACACAGCTGGTCTGTATGTCTTTATCAGcacttttcttttggaaaggcaCTCAGCCATCAGCTCTGGGAGCTCGGCGTGGCCCAGAGGATATGCTGGCTGCCTGCATCGCCATGAGCACACCTTTGTGCCGCTGCCTGCAGCACTCAGGGTGAGTTTGGTCCAGTCTGCCCTGGGAAGAGAGGACCGATCCAGGACAAGCTGTGAGTTGCTGTCCAGGGAGGGCACTCCTGCCCAGACCTCCTGTCATGCTCAGGTTTCCAGTCTCATCCTGTGCCATCAGTCAATCCCCTCAAAACAGCAGCCTTAGCTGCAAAATGCTGGATGCTTTTCCTGCCGGGCGCCGAGCCAGGGCAGTCAGCACTCCTGCCGCCAGCAGGAAAAGGGATGTCTTCTTCTCTTCCTTGGGGGAAAGCTGAGCTCTCCCTCCATCGGCACAGCTCCGGCTGGCCCGGGCTTGGTTACACCAGCTCACCGTGACACGGCACCACGTCCACCAGGAGCAGCACCATGGTGTGCACCGAGGCCAGGCTCGGTGCTGTCCTCTGGCCAGCCACAGTGCCCCGGGGGAGTCAGAGGTCCTACCTGAGCCCGTTGCAGGTGCTGATGCTCGCTGCTGAATCGGCATATCCTCGCACGTGGCCCTGATAAAAGCAGTGATCCTGCGGCCGAGAGAGAGGAGAGGTGTAAAGGGGGTCTGCACCAGCTGTCGGCATGGTGGGACCCTGCAGGAGTGGGGAAACTGCTGTCCCAGGAGCCAGCCCTGTACCTGAACATCTGGCTTCTCCGTGATCTCCGTGCCGTCGGCTGAGTAGTGTGTCTCAGTGTAGTGCtgtcccagcagctccctgcaggtTGGGGAAGGGGCATCAGCAGTGACCCCGGTTTTGGGGAGAGGATGGAAAGCTTTGGGGATGAGGTTGGTCAGGTTGGGTACAGTGGGCCCATGATCTCCCTGGGCGGGTTtggcaagaagggaaaaaaaatgcagtattttgctAGCAAGGGTCTGGACTGAGGTCTTAGATCACCGGTGCAGTGACACCAGACCTTGGAGAACTGATGTTCACGGCAGGGGTGGGAAGTGATCCTCCCCTGGCCATCCCGCCATGCACACCCGCACTCACTTGTTCTTCTCCAGCCGCAGGAGGTAGTCCCTGCCTTCGGCACGGACGCTGTAGAGGACGTGGTCTGGGTAGATGCTCTGCATGAAAGACAGACATCACAGACTCACCATCACCAGGAGCAAGAGCTACAGAAGAGAGGACTTCTGGGCTCCTGCACTGCCCAGAAAGGGGATGGGGTCTGCATGCACCCCACTGGAAGGCAGCTGCAGGACAGGGAGCCTGGCTCACCCTGAAGGCATCCAGCAAAGACACAGGAAatcagaagagaagaaagcaagcatgtGGGCAATAACATAAATCCCTGGCACATCCTGAGATAAAGAACAGGTCACCAGCAATGAAACAGAGTCAGCAAAATCTGGTTTCCCGTGCCTGACACATGGCTGCAGATGGCCATGCCAGAAACTGAGGTTTCCTACTCATCAATCACAGATCTCCTTTTTTGGAGACTGAGCTCAGCACTTACTCACAGGCTGAACCACAAAGATCCCGGTACCCAAAGGCTCTCATCATCAGAGACTTCCTTATCTCTGACCGATCTAACATGCAACATCATGGCTAGAGAATAACCTTCTCCTCGttcttgcctgctgctgagagTAGATTTTAGTATCACCATGTGCCAGATCCCCCAGGCACCACCCTAGTGCTGGTGGAAGGCACCTCAAGGCATCTCAAATCCAACCTCCAGTCACTACGGCTGGGTCAGGatggctgcagctcagcccagccgAGCCCTGAACCCCCAGGATGGAGCCATCCCTCCAGAAGAAGTGTTTCCCTCTGGGATGTCTTGTGATCTCCACCTGCAGACGTTGGACCacagacctccagaggtcccatcCCACCGCAGCCACTGAGAGAAATGAGCATCCCTTGCACGGTGCCCCATATCAGGCTGCATCCTCGGCACCATGGACCTCCTCAGCCACCACCGCAGCACAGAAACCTCTCCTGAGGGCACATCCTCAGCTCTTATGGGATCCCGGGGTGGAGAGTTGAGCAAAAGACAAATCAAGTGTCTCCTGCAGGACCAGCATTCCTCCCAGATGAGGTGTGCAGCCTCTCCCTGGGGAGGATGACAGCACCTGCTGTCATACCACGGCTCAGTGCCCCCAGGGGGATGATCTGCAACCTGGCGGGAGCTGGGGCTGAGTGGAAAGTCCTGCTGACTCAGAGCCAGCAGGGCCAGGTGAGAGGGTTTGCTCGTCACTCGGTCACCCTCAGTTCTACCCAGTTTATATTCCCAATCTGAAGCGGCAGGCTGCCGGCCACAAAACATCCTCTCCGCATGCCAAACAGGTTGCCACAAGCCGGCCAGGCAGCCCCGGCTGCAGGCAGGCACACCTTTGGCCTGTGAGCACACTCACTGGTCGCCAGCACATTCTTCTCTTATGAACAGTGTCTCCCGCCTGAGGTGGCCCTCCCGTCCCGTATCCGCCAACAAAGCGATGCTTTGTTATTGTTGGCAGTGCTGGAGCCAGAAGAGGTCTTAAGAAATGGCAGGAAAGCACTTGGAAGGGGTTGGTGGGTCAGGGACCAGCTCTTGGAGACAACCGCAGggcaagtttaaaaataaaaaaagtcctGATAAAGCTTCTCTGAACCACCCCCTTCCTTATTAGCATGGTCTTTGCAAGGGCTCCAGATGGGAAGGCTTTGAAAGCGCAGGCAGCTCAGCGCTGCCCCTGCCCGAGCCCTGCTAACCTCAGGACCATGACCGTGCTgagcaagcaaagcaagctgtGCCCACAGCACACAGAGAGGAGGGATTTCTTCCAGCTGGCCTTACTAAGAGAcccagagagcttgcagagaaccGGGACGTGATGCtaccctcccaccccagcacagaATATTTCTTCTCTGGGTGGGAAGAGGTGGCTGGTCTCGCTAGGACAGTAGGGATGGGGCTCATTGCACCATGCCATGTGTCAGAGGAGCTGCAGcacaagagaggaggaaaagaaggcagGTCGCTGGGCCACCACTGTCCCTTGCTCCTGCTCCACCTGGCCCCACCGCTCACTCTGCAGTGTCCTGCTGCTTCCTGCAGAGCCCTAGGCTGGGACAGCCTCTTTGCCTCAACTGATGCCTCTTTGCCTCAGCTGGCTCCGGGACACAGTGGGGGGATCAGCAGGGCTGCGCGAGCACAGGTGCGCTGAGGGAGAAGCCGGCAGCTTGCAACACCAGGTCTTACACAGGCAGGAAACCATCCTCCCGTTTCAATACAGCTCTTTGAAATGCTGGAGCATGGGGATGAGAGatgtcatttctgcagtcaaGAGCACGTAACTATAAATCCTTCTGAAGGCCCTTCTCGCTCTTTTTTGGGTCCCTATCCACGAAGAACCCAGGTTTGCCACATGCCCTGTCATGGCCCTGCTAAGAAGACCATGGCCTGTGGGAAGGCTGGCATCCCAGGAGATCCTGTGTTGCAGGACCCAGGTCTCCACCCTGTCTGCAGGGCTGAGCATTTTGATTTAAGCAAAGCCAGAAGGGAGCTGGTCTGCTTCCAACCTCAGCTCACAGATGCTCTGCTGGACCAGCCCCATGTGTCCCAACTGCTCTGACCCAGGAACCAGCTCCTGGCTCATGCACATCCCAGCCAGAGACTGCTATGGCAAAGCCACAGGAGGGACTGGCACAGAAAATGTCCATCCAGCTACCTGTCCCCACTTCAAAGAGGGGCTTGGTGGTGGTCAAGCCTTGCTGAGAACCTCTTCCCCACCAAGATGGGCAAGAGAACCTCTGCTGAGAACCATTTCCTCACCAAGGGAGAGCAAATTCAACTTTTGTCCAAGAGAAGGAAAATGCCTTGAAAGGCAGGAGACCGCATACCCTCAACACAGCAGGTTGGGGAGATCCAAGGACTGTCCAATCCAAAACCGACTCCAGTTGCCACCCGGTAGACACCACACCCACGACTGTCCCGAAGTACACAGCTCAAGGCAGATGCCTTCTCCCATGCCTTGGAAAGCAGAAGGATGCTGAGATGGGTGAGCTCCCCTTTCCGGGGGGACCGGTGCAGAGCCGCCTGGCGCGCCCTGCACAGATGGTGTCTCTAAATAGCCTGGGGAATGTTTATCTCATGGACAAGTTTAGGTTTCTAGAGCAGGGAAAACAGATGCTTTCAGGGAGTGTTTCTGAAGCTAGTTTATCAGAAGGGGTTTGAATCACAGATGAACGTGCTGTATGAAGCGTTTACTAGGAAATAAATGTCCCCAGCCCTTCCATCTCACCAGGTGCTAAAGTTGGTGCTTTTCAGTCCTAGAGAACGAATCCACGTATTTGGCTGAATTTCACTTTGAGGCAATGAGGAAAGCATCTTTGAGGTCAAGGCCATCATCCTATGGACGTCAACCCCGAGCACTCAAAACCCCTGAGTCAAACCCCATTCCTTCCCTCAAATTACAAGGTTTCCCAAGAAAAATAACACTGGCTTGCTTTCATGTGGATTTCTGCAACTTTCTGATTCTTATTTCCCCTGTCccaaaggacaaaaaaacccaacttcagcaaacacagcaagaaaagtGCTTACAGCTCAACGAGAATTTGCAAATCCCTCCTTAAGCAAAGACCAGATGTCACAAGATCACTGCAAGGCTGCAAGAGGTGGCACCACTGGGTAATGTCTCCAAAGAAAGCGTTGGAGAACGCAGCACCCCCCCTCCAAGAGTCCACCCTGCTATCTGCTGTTCCTATTTTGACCCAAAACAGTCCAGGAAAGCTGATCTGATCAAATACTTCAAGATCTCCACCCTCTGGGGTGGAGGCAACACAAGAAAATGTGCACCAGGTCATTCTTCTAGCACAGGGCCAACGGGGTCCAGCTCCGAGCCCAGTGGTGGGCCAAGGGTCTCTGCTGGCTGCAACACCCCCCACCCGGCCTCCCTGCAAAGCAGCGAGGACGGCTGTGCCGAGCTGGTGCTGGGAGGTGACACTACTCACCGGTGGCACAGGAAGGTCCCTCTTTCCCCGAGGCACCAGCACCCTGCGCGGTATCACCGTCTCGTACTTCTCGACATGGGtgagctgctcctccagcctggcAGTGGTGCCTGGGAAAAGTGAAAGGGTTTTCAGCCAGGATGCCCAGAAACAACCACGTCGGGGGATAACGGAAGGGGACAGCGTGAAGGCGCAGGAAGGAGCCAGAACAGCAAGTCCTGAAATACCTGCTGGGAACGCAGCGCCCTGATGAGCtccagggatgctccagcccccgacCCAGCCCCGGCACCCACAGAGCGCTCAGCATCACCCATGGGCAAGCGGGCCCCTTCAAGGCTGGAAAACCCTACTGAGCCCCTGGTGTGTAAATAAAGACAGAgggttttttcagcctcccatctTGATGCCAGTCTGTGACTTGGTGTCTGGCAGCTGCCAGGGGCTGTGTTTTGGAGAATGGCCCGTGTCTGGGCGGGCTCAGCCCTCctcccatcctttttttttttgttatcagcCTTTTCAGCAATGAACCCTCAACCGTGCCTGTGCTCCCGGGGTTAGACGGGGCCAGCGGAGCCCGCGGCGAGGCAGCGGCAGAGCAAACCTCTCCGTCTGCGGGTGCCTGGCGGCCCTCGCCCACGGCGCCCGAGCGGGAGCCAGGAGCCTCATCACCACCCCCTCGGCCGGCTGAGTCACtggtccccccccccagcacgcCGCAGGCTGGCGGTGACAAATTTCCTCTCGCTCCCTCGCCGGAGCCTCCTCGCCGGGTGCCTTTACATAACGGCGGGCGCCCCGTCTGcgcggggggcgctggggcgcggcgcgggggtcACCGAAAGCGCCGCTCCCCGCGGGGGAGGCAGACCTGCTCCTCACACCCCCTGCTCCACCCTGCGCCCTCGGGGCAGCTCGGGGAGGTGACGCCGGCGATGCCACCTGATCCCCTGGTGACCCCAGGGTGGACCAGCCGACACTTGAGCTGTGACCCGTCCCCAAAAGCCCCAAAAGCCCCGCTCCAGCCCTGCGCATCCCTCCCGTGCCGCTTCCCACGCGTCCCCTTCATTCCCGCAGGGAAAAGTATCCcgcccccagcccacccccctgcctccagccctgccccagagcagaagaccccccccaccccccggggaGCCGGGCTCTTGCCCTGCACCCCAAAAACTTCACGCCCGTCCCGTCGGTGCGCacggccgcccgccccccccccgctcaccgtggagcagcagcagcgggagcaGCGGGAGCAGCGGGAGCAGGAGCCGGCGGAGCAGCAGGAGCGGCCGGGCCATGGCTCGGAGGtgcccgcggggcccggccccaCGCTCCGCCGCCAcacgccgcgccgcgccggcagcccccgcccgccgTGAGTCACCGCCGCCGCGGGACCGGACGGCACCGGCAGGGGCGGGACCGGGCGGCGATGGGGCCGCCCCCGGCGGGGGGCTCCGTGcggagcggggctggcggcgggcggggagggtcCGTGGGGCGGCGGGGTTGGCTGCGGGGCACTGCGGGGGGTTTGGGAGAATCAGAGGGCGCGCGTGTGgcatcggggagggggggggtccgAGGGGCATTGGGGTACGGAGCGGCTGTCCGAGGGGCATTGGGGGCGGTGCCCATGGGACACTGGAGGTGCCTGCCTGGCTCTGAGGTGACAGAAGGGCTGGAGGGCCCGAGGACATTGAGCAGCAGCTGTTGGACGTGAAAGGAGCGTGTGTGGGGCACTGGGGCATCCCTGAGGTGATTCGGGtggacccagcgctgagggatctggtggagttgggaacggtcagggtgaggttcatggttggactggaggagctttaagggcttttccaaccgagatgattctgggattctgtgatgcAGGAGCTGAGGGTGGCTGCActgccagagggcagcagtggggctggggaggtgtTGGGGACTGTCGATGGGGCGTTGAGATAAGGGAGCGCTGAGATGGTGGAGGGGCTGGGGTCACCGTGGGGGACTGAGCTGTCAGGAGGCCTGGGTGGACCGTGTGACATCAGAGTATATCAGTGGGGCACTTGGGACCCTCCCTGACCCCAAAGGATCGGAGGGGCTGGACCACCAcgtggggctgagctgggaggtGTGCAGCACCCTGAGCTCTCCACTCTGCCATGGGGCTCACTGCTGCCTCCCCTTGTCTGCTGAGTGgcccaggctggaagggacctctgaaggtccaACCTCTTGTGGGGAAGGGATGAGGTTCTCTCCCACCCTGGCCGGTCACATCTTGAAAccctccagtgatggggactccaccacgtaTGTCCCTGGGGAGGTCGTTCCAGCAAGTGATGGATTTCTTAGGttgagatgaaacctctcctggtgcaaccCATGGCCCTTGTCTTTTCCGCATGGCAACTTGTGAAGAGAGAACCCCTTCctgcaaactgatttttttatactttcttgGTGTTTCTGGCCAGGACCATCCAGGAAATGCCACATTTAACTTTTGCAGTTAGTGAAAGAGGGGGGTCGGACACCAGATTCGGGTGTTGCAGAGCTACATCACCAGGGTCAAGCTTCCTTCAGAATGGCACAGCAACCACCGCAGTCAACCACTGCTCCAGTGtcttccctctttctccccaCAGCTTTTCTCTAATTCCCTCCTAAATAGACACCTAagtttattttttagaaaaataaaaacattaaatctCCATGCTTATGCTTTCACCCTCAACACTCATGTCTGGTTGTGCGGGTTGAAGGCAGTAGCACAGGATCCCGCAGAGGTGGAGCACCCATGTCTCCCACCGAAGGGGTGTGCAAGGAGGGGAGCCCCCCTCCCAGGAGAGGGGGGCCTTCCCACCCCCCTCAAAAGCTGCGGGAGGGATACACATAACCGtctgcatgtgtgcacatgcGGGTGTGAGCGGGACTTCTTGGGATTACTCACAGACGGGTGCTTAGAAATTTgctgttgattttaaaaattaacatttcagaaatatcTGCTACGTCTGCTGAGACTCAACGCTTTCTGGTTAATTATGTGTTCCTAATCTATAAACGGCTTCAATCtccatttaatttaaattgcACGAACTGAGTTTTTTCCTGCAACAGCCACCATGCTGCTCATTGGTGTAAAAAATGTGTGTGACCAAGGGTGACAGAGTGAGGTGCCAGGGGAATCTCTCAAGCCTGAGATGTTGGGCACCAAGAGGTAAGCAGGTTCTTCCAAGGACCTGAGCCCCTCTGCCTCTGCACTCTGAGCTCAAGGGACAGGCTGTCACATCTAAATACACAGAAACTTAATGGAAATGGCCAGTCAACTTCTCCAAGCCCCCCTGACCTGAGAGGCCACCTCGGTGGAGGGAACAGGAAACTCTCCCAGTGAACTGCACAAGACGATGCTGGCTGAGGTCTCAGTCCTTAACCTCATCCTtcagatgaaggaattcagtccTCCAGA is part of the Strix uralensis isolate ZFMK-TIS-50842 chromosome 7, bStrUra1, whole genome shotgun sequence genome and encodes:
- the ADAM8 gene encoding disintegrin and metalloproteinase domain-containing protein 8, coding for MARPLLLLRRLLLPLLPLLPLLLLHGTTARLEEQLTHVEKYETVIPRRVLVPRGKRDLPVPPSIYPDHVLYSVRAEGRDYLLRLEKNKELLGQHYTETHYSADGTEITEKPDVQDHCFYQGHVRGYADSAASISTCNGLSGFFQVNETTFLLEPLEEDVAGWHAVYRAAHLRGKRGTCRESGATLEYDHEPKIPAAMKLYRWKSAPLHKGPRYVELVLVVDNEEFRKHKDLRTVQNRMKEIVNHVDKLYQPLRLRVALIGLEVWSHKDKIVVSPNPEVTLDNFLHWREAELLRRKPHDNAQLITGIDFHGTTVGLAKKLVMCTRDSGGVNQDHSMNPIGAASTMAHEMGHNLGMSHDEDIAGCRCPVPKSDGGCVMAASVGLVYPKLFSRCSEQDMWQFLVDPRTRCLLNVPRADELYGGPVCGNQFVERGEQCDCGTPEECSDRCCNATTCQLREGAECARGDCCQDCKVKAASVLCRASKNDCDLPEHCTGLSAECPEDVFQENGIPCQNGNGYCYNGACPSHGEQCRTLWGAEAQVAPDVCFKHNSEQHLHLHCLTEYGKRPCSPKDVKCGTLLCLSDNASPVLGGGSYSLFFGRFKCKAVIASNDANEVVAKLRLVPTGAKCGEEMVCYAGRCQNLLVYGNKNCSAKCNNHGVCNHKRECHCEPGWAAPYCEQKISEMTAGSSSVVVAAVLAVLALSGILLGSGVMLLRGRGTRHFQKGRPSSRPTAGLANPLFPEGGRTRPARRQLSRQDIGHPELLSSTAARRDTRPLGPCRPAPQLLAPVPQVTSPTSPGQPLQVKPKPPSKPLPALKSKVPCHGERPPGPALPHSPLTPASGCQRGVPSKVALKPPPARR